One genomic region from Colletotrichum lupini chromosome 7, complete sequence encodes:
- a CDS encoding globin, whose product MALTYKQSQLVRGTIPALREHGETITTIFYANMLRAHPELHDHFNKVNQANGRQPRALTGVILSFAANLNHISELIPKLERMCNKHCSLGILPEHYDIVGKYLIQAFGQVLGPAMTPEIREAWTKAYWILAKMLIGREAQMYREFDDDKWKGWRKFRIERKVAETDDIFSFYMVPVDGKRLPDFYPGQYTSIRVTIPELGHYQSRQYSLSDSPRPDYYRITVKRDQGVKVGKGAATFNLNPGVFSNHLIDEKRPGDIVELTHPTGDFFFDTHAAGTLPVVLISAGVGVTPLMSICNTIIERQAIRPISWIHCSARAAPFEEHIRKIAYSRANFIIKFFRSQIADVEDDDSLSSSSDFGLRMDLARIAPEELYLSHGGAEYYICGPEIFMVEMSQFLINQGVDPNRVKFERFTTGDLEFKK is encoded by the coding sequence ATGGCTTTGACATACAAGCAATCACAGCTCGTCAGGGGTACGATCCCGGCTCTGCGTGAGCATGGCGAGACCATCACGACCATATTTTATGCCAACATGCTGCGGGCTCATCCTGAGCTTCATGACCACTTCAACAAGGTCAACCAGGCCAACGGCCGCCAGCCCCGTGCCTTGACCGGCGTCATCCTTTCCTTCGCCGCAAACCTCAACCACATCAGCGAGCTCATCCCCAAGCTGGAGCGCATGTGCAACAAGCACTGCTCCCTTGGAATTCTACCGGAACACTATGACATCGTGGGAAAGTACCTCATCCAAGCCTTTGGACAGGTTCTGGGTCCTGCCATGACCCCAGAGATCCGCGAAGCCTGGACAAAGGCCTACTGGATCCTCGCAAAGATGCTCATCGGCCGCGAGGCCCAAATGTATCGCGAGTTCGATGATGACAAGTGGAAGGGATGGCGCAAGTTCCGCATCGAAAGAAAGGTTGCCGAAACGGACGACATCTTCTCCTTCTACATGGTGCCTGTCGACGGCAAACGGCTACCTGACTTCTACCCAGGTCAATACACCTCGATCCGCGTCACAATCCCCGAGCTCGGCCACTATCAGTCACGACAATACTCGCTCAGTGACTCACCACGACCGGATTACTACCGCATTACCGTCAAGCGTGACCAGGGCGTCAAGGTCGGCAAGGGAGCCGCCACCTTTAACCTCAACCCTGGTGTCTTCTCCAACCATCTCATCGATGAGAAGAGGCCGGGTGACATCGTGGAGCTGACGCATCCTACCGGCGACTTCTTCTTCGACACCCACGCGGCCGGCACTCTTCCCGTCGTTCTCATCTCCGCAGGCGTCGGTGTCACGCCTCTCATGTCTATCTGCAACACCATCATCGAGCGCCAGGCTATCCGTCCCATCTCATGGATTCACTGCTCGGCTCGGGCAGCCCCCTTTGAAGAGCATATCCGCAAGATTGCTTACAGCCGCGCCAACTTCATCATCAAGTTCTTTCGATCCCAGATCGCCGATGTCGAGGACGATGATTCTCTCTCCTCCTCTAGCGACTTTGGCCTCCGCATGGATCTTGCGAGGATAGCACCAGAAGAGCTCTACCTCAGCCATGGTGGCGCGGAGTACTACATCTGCGGTCCTGAGATTTTCATGGTTGAGATGTCGCAATTCCTCATCAACCAAGGCGTCGATCCCAACAGAGTCAAGTTCGAGAGGTTTACTACGGGTGATTTGGAGTTCAAAAAATAA